The sequence aattttgagtttgtaaTAGCCAActgattaattataaaatttggcTACTTatgccataataataataataataataataataataataataataataataataataataataataataataataataataataataataatagaaaattttacaatgcacCTCCTTAAAATGGATACATTAATGTACCCTTATCTATTTTAGCACATGaactaattttttagtcaatttttttctcatggccatgtacgttatagttatttaagacatcctgcaaaattttaagaaatttggaaaagtttaacacgccgaaaaatacgttcaaacagtgtgttgcacgcatgactattttattttatacgcgtgtaaaatagactgtttaaatattattttctatattgtaaattattctaaattttttaaaattttgtaggttatcttaaatagttttaacgtacatgaatatgaaaaaaaaaatagactaaaatattcttttggatgccgaaacaagttaaaGTGCATCAGTACACCCCTTTTAAGgaagtgcattgtagaatcaccttAAAATAATTACCTGAAACCACAAGATTTCTTCTCGCATTTGTAGCGCCGATCCTACGATACTCCTCCGAAGTATATTTTCCGGTGGTTTACGGGCAGCAAGATGCAACaagttgttttgttttttatcTTCATAACTTTGTACCACTTGTTTTGATAAACCTACCTCATGTATTAGCTTAAATATTTCCACTTGACGATACTTCACAGCATAGTAAAATATATTCTTTTGATCAGAGTCATTTTCCCAAATCAATTCTGGATAGGCAATAATTAACACAACCAAGAAATCATGGTTACCTACTTTGGTTGCTTCCATCAATAAGTGAAATGGTGAACTAATTACACTACTAATTGCAGCATAATTGTAAtgctttaactccaaagtttgATTCCACAGCCTTTTCACCAATTTTAATGCTTTTGATTCCTCTTGTGCCTCTGATTTGCCAAATAATTTGGAACATATAGTACGTGATGATaacatatatatgaaattaaccATAGTGTtttcattttataaaaattgtttCCATTTCGAGATTAGTACTCTTTttcatttcaatatatatatatttttttaaatgaataaaaaatcaattataAAAGTATAAATAAAAATCCCTACAATTAATTACTATATTTCAAACTCTACTTTCCACATCCTAAATTATTTAGACCAAAGTTGATCATAACACTTAAATAttaacactacaaaaaatagctGTATTtagtgaatatatatatatatatttttttggaatTAAATGTGACTAATATTTTGGAACTAAATgtatgatttttatttatagtGTAATGGACAAATTAAACCCCTTTCTTTTTCTGGCTATATAGATTAATCACCatgattaaattattaaaattataaagttgaaatatataagaataaaaagcttaattattatataataatgatCTAGTATATTACTTTTAGGAGATGAGAACAAGTAAGGGGGCTTCCGAGACAAGAAGTGCAAAGGTGTTAGTCCTTCTTCATCCCTACTATTCACCACACGATTTGCaaattcatcatcattttctaCCATCGTTAGTGctaaatctgaaaaaaaaaatatatatataaatataaaaaaacttcAACTTTTTCAATTGTATTAtctaaaacaaattaatttataagaaTTTTATGGACATAACGTACGTACCATACAAATCGTTGTAGATGCAATTGTAAAAAATTTTCATTTTGTCTTGACTTTGATCATGAGCAAAATAAGTTGTAATTTGAGGTTGCTTATACAAATATGATGCTACCTCTCCATGACCAAATGAAACAGCAATGGCAAATGGGCTGACGCCTTTAGTGTTCGACGTGGTGATGATATTTCTTGGCATATTAACACGATctttaagaaattctttaacCATTTTGATGTCACCGGTAGCACAAGCCAAGAAAAAGGCGGTGTTGCCGTTTGCATCCACGTCTGTGAGGTTGATGTTCCCCAAATGTTGCTTAAATATCCCTTTAACAAACTCGGTTTGGTTGGCTCCGGCCGCCACATGGAGAAGAGTTTCTCTTCTGTTGTCAGTCTTTAGAAGGTGGTTGTTAAACAGATCATAATTAGGGttttcataattattattaataatacgtTTAGCTTTAGCGTAGTCTCCACTGAGTGCTGCATGGAAAAGGGCCATTCTAATCGACCATTCATCACCTGTTAATAAATATTAGTCACTTGTAATAAatgatataaataaattaatggtATTTATTATGATGATCTTTATATACATAATGATATATTGTCAAGTACTTCATAAGGAAGAGGGCGTAATTTACTCGTACGTGGATCGATAATTTGGGGAGGAATAGTTGGATGTGGTCTAGAAGTAGAAGCCTGATCATCCTGAAGATTTTGATCCATTGCTATAGCACCATGCAAGTTGTGTTGATATAAGATACAACTTAATGATCAAGTGttgtgttatatat is a genomic window of Cannabis sativa cultivar Pink pepper isolate KNU-18-1 chromosome 9, ASM2916894v1, whole genome shotgun sequence containing:
- the LOC115724011 gene encoding uncharacterized protein LOC115724011; the encoded protein is MDQNLQDDQASTSRPHPTIPPQIIDPRDEWSIRMALFHAALSGDYAKAKRIINNNYENPNYDLFNNHLLKTDNRRETLLHVAAGANQTEFVKGIFKQHLGNINLTDVDANGNTAFFLACATGDIKMVKEFLKDRVNMPRNIITTSNTKGVSPFAIAVSFGHGEVASYLYKQPQITTYFAHDQSQDKMKIFYNCIYNDLYDLALTMVENDDEFANRVVNSRDEEGLTPLHFLSRKPPYLFSSPKSTICSKLFGKSEAQEESKALKLVKRLWNQTLELKHYNYAAISSVISSPFHLLMEATKYRQVEIFKLIHEVGLSKQVVQSYEDKKQNNLLHLAARKPPENILRRSIVGSALQMREEILWFQEVRKIVIPAFRNKMNSKHQTPQDLFTKEHSQLMKESEKWMKKNANICLLVATIIVTIIFQANSDISKDEKPNSSSSSSILKNILSISNIIAMSSSSIAIMLNLFIIISRFSEDDLFLPLPLAFIIGILSLYVSVIFTMTSFCLTTFMATESLAIRLCACLLEFLPIILFPFLVFPIFIDLTNIIFFSQSKFKPRKRLLGWYHEIENGEARRSHNENTTAVSSRRSHNDQNTNTEISNPAGGTHNENTTTETTIPDPRRSHNENITTETTIPIGPHIIFLQKLKRLFKCFNNSSTTGEMQA